One stretch of Phocoena phocoena chromosome 10, mPhoPho1.1, whole genome shotgun sequence DNA includes these proteins:
- the EDN1 gene encoding endothelin-1, with translation MDYFPVIFALLFVAFQGAPEAAVLGAELSTGAESGGEKPSPSAPWRPRRTKRCSCSSLMDKECVYFCHLDIIWVNTPEHIVPYGLGSPSRTKRSLKDFFPTKATDHRKRCQCASQKDKKCWNFCQAGKELRDQDTMEKGWNKQEKGKDCSKLGEKGLHQQLVEGRKIRRLEAISNSIKTSFLVAKLKAKLYRDKKVTYNRTH, from the exons ATGGATTATTTCCCCGTGATTTTCGCTCTGCTGTTTGTGGCTTTCCAAGGAGCTCCAGAAGCAG CGGTCCTGGGTGCCGAGCTCAGCACAGGAGCCGAGAGCGGAGGGGAGAAGCCCTCTCCCAGTGCGCCCTGGAGGCCCCGCCGGACCAAGCGCTGTTCCTGCTCTTCCCTGATGGATAAAGAATGCGTCTACTTCTGCCACCTGGACATCATTTGGGTCAACACTCCAGA GCACATTGTTCCATATGGACTCGGAAGCCCCTCTAGGACCAAGCGATCCTTAAAGGATTTCTTTCCTACAAAGGCAACAGACCACAGGAAGAGATGCCAATGTGCTAgccaaaaagacaagaagtgcTGGAATTTTTGCCAAGCAGGAAAAGAACTCAG GGACCAAGACACCATGGAGAAAGGCTGGaataaacaagagaaagggaaagactgTTCCAAGCTTGGAGAGAAGGGTCTTCATCAGCAGCTGGTGGAGGGAAGGAAAATAAGAAG GTTGGAAGCCATCAGCAACAGCATCAAAACGTCTTTTCTTGTTGCCAAGCTGAAAGCCAAGCTCTACAGAGATAAGAAAGTGACCTACAACCGAACACACTGA